In Gilliamella sp. B3022, the sequence ACAAATTCATACCTAGCACCGTATCACCTGGTTTTAATAATGTCATATAGACAGCAAAATTAGCCTGTGAACCTGAATGCGGTTGCACATTAGCATAGTCAGCACCAAACAACGTTTTTGCTCGCTCAATAGCTAACCGCTCAACAATATCAACGTATTCACAACCGCCATAATAACGTTTACCTGGATAACCTTCGGCATATTTATTGGTTAATTGCGATCCTTGTGCTTGCATTACGCGAGGACTGGTATAGTTTTCGGATGCGATTAGCTCAAGATGATCTTCTTGACGTTGTTCTTCACCTTTGATGGCATTCCATAATTCTTTATCATAATTGGCAATGGTCATATCTTTACTGAACATATTGGCTCCTTGTTAATAATTGCATTCACCATTAAGCATAACTGCACTTATTGGTTTAAAAACACATCATCAGCAATTATCCTCACTTAATCAGCATATTATTTCAATCTTTTTTTTGGATTATAAAAAAATTTTATATTAAAACGGTAGTTAAATACGACAGTTTTTATTGCTGGTTTCATCTGTAAAAACTTACTTTAAATTCAATTGTTTTATCAATTATCTTTTTTGACAAAACAAATTTTACTTAAATTCTGTAAACAAAAATCAACAACATTTCTTGAGTCACCTAGTTAGAATCAGTTTAGGTAATCATTTGATAGCTTTTGCCATCATCATAAAAACAAAATTATAGAATTGCGTCTAAATACACTTTTTTCTAATCGTGTTATTGGTATTCATTTTTTTCTAATGCCAATAATTTTATTTTGGTTTTGAAGAATTCAAATCCCCCATAGCGATAATGTCTTCATTCGCATCCATCTCGCTGCTTGATTCATAGATTTATGTGAACAGTCAAGTCCTTTAACAAAGGAGAGTAATGAAATAAATATAAACAAGATAAAGATAGTTAACTTCTTCATAGTTATTTCTTTTATTTAATGAAGTTAATAGTAGAACTGAAAAAGTTAATTGCCATTTATTTCATTAATTAACATAAATGAATTTTGTGTTTAGACTATACAAAAATGAAAGATTAAGTAATCATCAAAATAATATAAAAAATCAATTTTAATTATTTTGAATGTCACAAAATTGCAATAGCACTTTTTTATTTATTAATATTATGTATATACTGTTGCTAAAATTGATTATTGAGTAACACGTTTTATGCCCTTATCTACGCTCGTTATTTTGCCTTTTTTAATATTAACCATTACTTTTGCTTCACTTTTTCAACAAAAAAAATGGCAATTACTGATTATTGTCTTAATGACAGTTTTCATCGTGATGGAACTCACCTCTGTCTATTTTAGTGGTGGTTTTATTAACTATCAGTTTTTTGTGAATTTAAATGTAAATGATATCATTGAAGGTTTGTTCATTTTTAAACTGCAAGCGGTACTAGTTATTGCTGTCTTTTTTGGGTTGGTATTTATATTGTCAAAATTGGCCAATCTATACAAACGTAAATGTCGGTTATTTATTCGCTTATTATTTGCCGGTTTTGCCATCATCTCAATAAGTTACCCTAACGGTCCTTTAAGTCGTTTGTATGAAATATATCAAGTAACGAGTGCTCCTCATAAACCGTTTCAACAAGCGCTACAATCATTAAATATGATTGACTATCCAACCAAAGATCAAATTGTAAGCCAAAAGGGCAAAAATATTATCGTATTGTCTCTTGAATCTTTTGAACAAGGCTTTTTGGATTTTGAAGAAATTACACCCAATCTACGACAATTACGCCAAGATTATACCTTCTTTGCTAATATGCCAATGAGTACGGGCAGCAGTTGGACTACCGCTTCAATGTATACTTATATGACAGGCATGCCATTTCTAATTGGAGGATACACAACCTCACCATTAATGAAAGCAAACCAAACACAATTAGTAAGCTTGGGGGATGTACTTAGACAGGCAGGCTACCAAACACGTTATGTAATGGCGGGTCCTAACTTTGCAGGAATTGGGCACACAGCTGGATTATTTGGTATGCAAATTGTCTCCGAAGAAACTTATGTTGGTCAATATCCCAATGCCCCATTTGGATTATACGACAAGGATATTTTAGATATAGCTCAAAAACAGATTATTGAGATGAACAGCTCAGGTAAGCCATTTGCTTTATTTATTTCAACAGTTTCAACTCATGCGCCTAATGGCTTCAATGATGAACGCATGCAATCAGTCATATCACCTAAAGATGATAATATGTCATTTGTCGCTGCTTCGCTCGATTATAATGTTGGAC encodes:
- a CDS encoding LTA synthase family protein, whose amino-acid sequence is MPLSTLVILPFLILTITFASLFQQKKWQLLIIVLMTVFIVMELTSVYFSGGFINYQFFVNLNVNDIIEGLFIFKLQAVLVIAVFFGLVFILSKLANLYKRKCRLFIRLLFAGFAIISISYPNGPLSRLYEIYQVTSAPHKPFQQALQSLNMIDYPTKDQIVSQKGKNIIVLSLESFEQGFLDFEEITPNLRQLRQDYTFFANMPMSTGSSWTTASMYTYMTGMPFLIGGYTTSPLMKANQTQLVSLGDVLRQAGYQTRYVMAGPNFAGIGHTAGLFGMQIVSEETYVGQYPNAPFGLYDKDILDIAQKQIIEMNSSGKPFALFISTVSTHAPNGFNDERMQSVISPKDDNMSFVAASLDYNVGQFIRYLKDNGLLDNTVFYIFPDHLMMGAGTATINRLSQKERKLYLLTNAKTKNLHKTPDQVIYQIDLPRLILNGAQVKSNAKFLTDYLTEPNLNKKQFIEQYKSKIATINNSAQVFK